In Labilithrix sp., the genomic stretch AGCTCCACGCTCACATGCTCATCGCCGGCCGGACCTCGACGTCGCCGCCGCCCTCGAGGAGCGGACAGCCGCGCGACAGCTCCACCGCGTGGTCGATGTCCTTCGCCTCGACGATGCTGAAGCCGCCGATGACGTCCTTCGCCTCCGCGAACGGGCCGTCGACGACCGACCTGTCCTTGCCGCGGAGGACCTTGCCGCTCGGATGGAGCGGGAGGCCCATGTTCTTGAGGGCCCCCTTCGCCTCGAGGTCCTTCATCCAGGCGAGCCACTTCTGCATCGCCTGCTGCGTTTGCTCGGGCGTCTTCGCCCAAGAGGGATCACCACCGCGATAGAGGAAAACGAACTCGGCCATGGGTCACCTCACATCTGCATTGCGGGACGGACTTCGACGTCGCCGCCGACCTCGAGGATCGGACAGCCGCGGGAGAGCTCGATCGCGTGGTCGATGTCCTTCGCCGTGACGACGCTGTAGCCGCCGATCGCGTCGCCCGCGTCCGCGAACGCCGCGACCGACTTGTCCTTGCCGCGCACGACCTTGCCGCTGCGCTCGAGGGGGAGGCCGCGCTCCTTCAGCGCGCCCTTGCCGGCGAGGTCCTGCATCCAGCCGATCCACCGCTGCATGATCGCCTGCATCTCCTCGGGCGTCCCCACCGGACGCCGCCCACGGTACAGAAAAACGAACTCGCTCATGGTCTGGTCTCCTTGTTTCGAGAGATTCGACTCACGACGCGCGACCCCATCATCAGCGGACAAGAAAAAGTGGGGCCCCAGAAAGCGGCCGCGAAAGCGGTCGCGAAGCGACCCGCCGCTTCGGCGGGCCGTGTTCTGGGGTGGGGGTGTCGGGGGCGAAGCCCCTGACTATGAAAAGAGCTTTTCCGCGATCTGGACGGCGTTCAACGCTGCGCCTTTGCGGAGGTTGTCGGCGACGACGAAGAGGCAGATCGCGCCCGGCACGGCGAGGTCGTCGCGGACGCGGCCGACGAAGACGGGATCGGTGCCCGCGACGTCGAAGGGCTGCGGGTGCTTGCCCGGCGCGTACGCCTCCTCCATCAGGACGACGCCCTCCGCCTTGCGGAGGAGGTCCTTCGCCTCCTTCGCGCTCATCGGGCGGTGGAACTGGACGTGAACGGACTCGGAGTGACCGGTGACGACGGGGACGCGCACGGTCGTCGGCGAGACGCCGATCGAGTCGTCGCCCATGATCTTCCGCGTCTCGTTCACCATCTTCAGCTCTTCTTCCGAGTAGTCGCCCTCGCCCGCCTTCCAGTCGCAAAGGACGTTGAACGCGATCCGGCCGGGGAACACCGTCGGCGTCACGGTCTCGCCCGCGAGGGCGGCCTTCGTCTGCTGCATGAGATCGTCGACCGCCGCGACGCCCTTGCCGCTCGTCGCCTGGTAGGTGCTGACGATGATCGACTTGATCTTCGCCGCGTCGTGGAGCGGCTTCAGCGCGACGACCATCTGGATCGTGGAGCAGTTCGGGTTCGCGATGATGCCCTTCGGACGGAGCTTCGCCGCCTCGATGTTCACCTCCGGCACCACGAGCGGGCACTCGGGGTCCATCCGCCACGCGCTCGAGTTGTCGATGACGACCGCGCCCGACTTCGCCGCGATCGGCGCGAACTCGCGCGAGACGCTCGCGCCGGCGGAGAAGAGCGCGACGTCGACGCCTTCGAAGGACTTCGGGCCGAGCTCGGTGACGACGACCTCGCCGCCCTTGAACGGCAGCGGCTGCCCCGCGCTCTTCTTCGACGCGAGGGCGACGAGCTTCGAGACCGGGAAATTCCGCTGCTCGAGGGTCTTCAGCATCTCGCGACCGACCGCGCCGGTCGCGCCGGCGACGGCGACGACGAAGGATTTCGACATAGTGTCGCTCTCATACCACCGGGACCTGCACATCCGAAGCGGTGGATCATTTCTCCCGCCGGCGAGACATGTCCGACCTCCAGGTCCGGCGCGATCCGGCGCGTTTCGTGCGGCTGGATGGACGGCATGCATGTGGCCTAGCAAGCAACACGATGATCAAGGTCTCGCGGCTGCTTCTCGCCTCCAGTGTCGTATCTTTCGCGCTACTCCAGGGCTGCGCCTCCGACGACGACGAGCCGTCGAAGAGGGAGAAGAACCCGTTCGGTACGCGCGAAGAGCCCGTCTTCGTCGAAAAAGCCGTCAACGCCGATCACAAGTTCTCGAACGCCGTCGACGCGACCGATCCCAAGAAGCTCGTCGTCCCGACCGCGGGTCAGGACGCGGTCCTCTCCAAGATCGAGGTCGGCACGATCCTCGCCGGCGACCGCGACAAGACCGCGACCGACCTCACGCAGTCGAAGAACCCGTACGGGTTTCTCCGCAAGGTCACCGGCGTCAAGACCGAGGGCGGCAACA encodes the following:
- a CDS encoding aspartate-semialdehyde dehydrogenase, with the protein product MSKSFVVAVAGATGAVGREMLKTLEQRNFPVSKLVALASKKSAGQPLPFKGGEVVVTELGPKSFEGVDVALFSAGASVSREFAPIAAKSGAVVIDNSSAWRMDPECPLVVPEVNIEAAKLRPKGIIANPNCSTIQMVVALKPLHDAAKIKSIIVSTYQATSGKGVAAVDDLMQQTKAALAGETVTPTVFPGRIAFNVLCDWKAGEGDYSEEELKMVNETRKIMGDDSIGVSPTTVRVPVVTGHSESVHVQFHRPMSAKEAKDLLRKAEGVVLMEEAYAPGKHPQPFDVAGTDPVFVGRVRDDLAVPGAICLFVVADNLRKGAALNAVQIAEKLFS